A window of Calliopsis andreniformis isolate RMS-2024a unplaced genomic scaffold, iyCalAndr_principal scaffold0048, whole genome shotgun sequence genomic DNA:
AAAACTTTAATAATACTTCCTTCATAAGATATACATCCCAATATTGAGTTTTTTATCATACATTTTCCATCACAGAATTAGTCTAGTTAAACTAAAAACGTTCTTTTATTTTCCGTTTTATAGGTTTTTAACCATTTATAAGTCACTAATTATTAACAATTGTACATTTTACGAGCAACCATATTTACCGAAATGGTGTTTCAATTTTTGTAAGTGTTAATTAcggtaaaaatttataaaatactttagCGTGTAGGCGGAACAAGGCGCTTTGTCCTAAACCCACTACCCTAACTCAGACCTAACCTGGGCCCACGATATTCGCTTCGAAATTTTCTTTTCTAAAATAATACTTTTTTAAGGAATAACGAGCGAGGGCGAGAACCTTCTGCAGGTTATTCGGAAGAGTGTCCTTGACTACACATATCAAGGTCAAAGTCATCCGAGCAGCCTCCTCAAAAGTAAATATTTACCAGTATAAGATATATGTAAGTGAAACGTTTGTGCTTTGGTATATTCTTCGCTTATAGATATCAGTTAAAAAAGTACGCATAAATATACATAAACTCATACTAGTAATgtttaatacaataaatttgATATAAAAAACAACTGAATGCAGACACGAACGTCAATTAGAAGAATACATGAAAATCGACATTTCAGATGACCTAACCTAATATTATAGAGTATCTTATGTAAAGAATTGTAAAATATACTTTGCACAGTGACATAAGTATGTATGTTAATACATAGTAACAAGAACAGAATGCTAGGTAAGAGTATATACTGTGAAACAAAAAGATCTGTATACGGTCCCACTTCTCTGACTGTATAACATTGAAAGGGAAAAATATTGTAGAAAATTCCTCGTCAATGACACTATGTGTGTCTAGTCGATCTGTGAACATTTCTAGCGACTTATCCCGTTCTGCGCTAGTTGTTTTATAATACGCGGGAAGAGCAAGCCAAGTGATACTTGTTTGGAAAGTAAATTCAATCCGAATACTCAATAAAGCATCGAATCGAAAAACCGCGTAGCTCGAAAGAACTCGGagaagtttttattttattctgaacGGCTTAAACGATCAATGTTTGTCGCATGTTTTTCTGGAGAGTATGGTTACTAAATAGAGTCTGAAAACCAAAAAAAAAGTTGCGCAGTAATAATTGGTTAATCTGTCAATATGTTACGTCCTTACTGACTTGAACGACCTAAAAATATGCTTATCAGATCGACATTTTgagaatttttccttttattcaGGGTGGTTCTAAACATGTTAGACATTTTTGAAAGATAGATACTAGACACGAAAGCAATGAAAAAAATTGATGTGCATGTATGTTTGAAAACGCCTACTTCTTTAGTTgtatactattttatattgcgtagGATGTAATACTTTAAAAGGTCACATTGCTATTCTCGGGGTTAGCTGTGGACGAAACTTTGGAAGACGATTACACAAATTATTTTGTGTAATGCACTGGaaacattaattttatacaacgtTCTTATACTGTTGCCAACAACAAATCTCGCAGTTTTTTGCTTGTTTTCGTTCAAAGCAACAACATTTATTTTTCGGATTATGCTCCTTTAGTGTGGATAAAATGTTTCTATAAGTTGGTGTTCTTTGGGAACATTTTAGAACATGCAgcaaattttatatttctagCTACTGAATTGTCATAAACATATGTTCTTGTTTCCGTAGTAACATTCTTTACAAAACAGTTATTCAGattttttttaatcaaattaCTACAAGAAGTGATTGTAGGAtgaaattctatttatattacatgacaTTGAACAGATTACTTAAAAAAAGTACCAGATTTGATATTGTGTGAAACAAATTCTCCATAAAAAGTTTAAGTAACGAAACATAGCATTTTCGTAATTATTGATGAGTTAATTAGAGCCAATAAAAGCCCAGAAAAGCTGAAGGTTTTCAAACATGCTGAGATATCGAAATTCGCGAAGTTTTTaagaattttatatatattcgaGATTCtcgaaattttaaagaatttagAATATATTCGAGAATCTCAGAATTCTCGAGTGGTAATACATTTTCGATATCTCGTCTTGAtcttgaaaaaaatgttgtcttGTCTCGTCTCAAAATTTTCGATTCTTGCACATTTCTCTTAAACATGCTTTCGGTGTCATTATTAAAACGACTCTGATCTTTTGGAGCTCTTCGTACTATTTTCCAAAAATTCCGAATTCGGAATTGATAGTAACCAGTTACCAATTTTGCATGTGCTTCTGGAAACATTCTTAAGAAAAGGGGAGGACAATAAAGAAAGTAACTCTGACTTTAACGAGACATCTGCGTTTACAAAGATTCAGACTTACAGAACTCAGGTCAGATAAGACTTGTTTTAACACCGACGTCGGAAACACGTCTAAGCGACCGTTAATTTCCTTCATGCCTTATTTGAAGTTTCTATTTTTTAGTCTACTTCAGTGGAGCAATGGTATTTGTTATTAGTATTTCAGTGCTCGTTCATTAGTATTTGTGCTATTGTCATCACTAAAGGGAATAATCGGATAAGGAAGTCAAAACCATATTCAAGTTCCAATGGAGCATTTGATAACTTATCCACAAAAAAAAATTTTGTGCAAAGTTTGAATCCTTTATCTCGATTAGGAGAGTAGTAAAGGCTGAACAAAGATAAACATGTTTTTGCGCAGTTTTTCTTATCCTATCGCTTAAAAAATGTTCAGAAAACTCATTTTGAAAGCAACCATCAGGGTTATCTTTTGAAACTAACACTTATCCCATAAAAGCCCATTACCTTCCCGTAGCTTCCATCGAAGAATAATACTTCTTCCACAAATAAGTAACGAACAATCAAACAGGTACTTAAGAATATGAATTTGATGAAAAAGTGTTATTGATTGAGAGTGGGTTAGTAGATCCAGAGTGGAATGATTCTTACACACTTTTTTGTTAGATGCTGAAGCTGTGATAAACACCCACAATATATATTATTTcgaagagagagaaagggagggAGACAGATTAATTTAAAAGAATACTAGAAATACCTGCAAAATACACAATTTCGTTTGCAATTCGTTCATAATTTATGTGACAATGTACATGATAAGAAAAGCGGACCGTGAAAAGCACTCCAAAATTATTTCTATAGATATTCTAGattgaaatattttgaaatattcacaAAAAACATTAAAAAGTAAATCTTGATCATTATTAGATGGTTAGgaattgaaaaaaaatataataataactatcAAAAATAATGAGCCCAGAGAGGAGCTTGAAACTGCGGTCAAAAAGTATGCAGAGGTTAAGCACATGGACATTTTATCGATGCACCACTCACGCTGCTGGGAATGTAGCATCGATACCTGAAAATATACAGCGCTCAACATAGGTTTTATCAGACAAGTTTGATTATTTCCCTGAATGCAAGAGCATTAAACATTACACAGAACACTTGtcttttaaaaaatgtatgaaaATTCGACGTATAAGTTAATCTTACGCCAAAGAAACGGCGAAAAAATCGGTTTGTGAGTTTTTTTTGGCTATGGTGTGTTACGAGCCGTGTTCCGTACGTTGTACGAGGATTTAGAAACTTAGTTTATGACGGTTCGCGACggaaagctatttttgagtTTAACATTTTAATATTGCCAGCAATAATAGTTTACCTTTTCGTACAATGGATTTAGAATCTTTAATTTTCGCTTCGTTCTCAGTAGCTAAAACCATGTCATAAACTGTGTTTTCCCGAAGGGTGTTTCGACTGCGATCATCTAACTGTACTTGGGCTTTGAGGGTCAACCTGGACGGAAAAACCCCGGCGTCACCGGACTTTCGAGGTTCTCTCGCGTACATCAAGTATCGCCCTCCCTCTCCTAGGAAAAATCGCGCTACGGACGTAAGGAAGGGCGGGTGCGATACCAAGGGCAACTCTGATTGGAAAATTAGCGTTCGTAAGAAAGCCAATCAGCATGATCCTTCTGACACGAAGAATCGAAAAGGGAGCACGACACGGGAGCGAACAGAGTCTTCGGGGGACTTACAACCGAGAGTTTTGCGACTTAGTTTTTTCGTCCCTCTATCTAGCGTTAGTGATCGAATTAGAATCAGTTATTTCAACATTAAATTCGCGACATAACGCGTTGTTATGGACATCATTCGGTTCGTCAACATTTTGtatggtccttcgagccggatccgCGATCTACGGACAACTATAGTGCCATTTACAAACCCACGATAGACGGAGTGTAGTGCACGAACAGATTATAGTGCCACGCCCGGATCCAATTATCGTGCGATCAAAGGAGCCAACTAGGACGAGACGAGCCTCCGAGGACATCAATTGGAGAACAGCAGTGACCATCCACTGGAGCTCACTCATCCAGGACAGCGGACGGTTCTTATCGACATCGTGAAATCAAGTGAAAGATAGGCTCGTTATTTGAGATTTGCCAATCAGTCCCTATACAAAACTTTCCTTCCACTTCTTTCAATCCGCCGCGCTCTTAAAAAATGACAACCGATCCCCCCAGCACATCCGATCACTCCGTCGCGCGTATTCGTGACTTGAAACACAAGCGACAGTCTTTCAAAGGTCAGCTCACAATGTTTGGTAACTTGGTCAAATCATACGTGGATTCTCCAAGGGAACGCGCCAAATTGCGGGATCGAATCGAACGGATACGTAACCAATTCGCCATTTTCAATCGCATCCAAGACGAATAGAGTCTACTGGAATCCTTTGAGGAAGCGGAAAGCGAACGCCAAACGACCGTAGATCATTACGACGACGTTATGGCCACAGCGGCCGTACTGCTTGAAAAACAGAAATGCGCGGAACGCATCCTCCACCCGCGAGCAATAATTCTACGACGTCGCCATCGTCACCGTACGCGCTATCGGTCAATTTGCCGAAGATCGATTTACCGAAATTCGACGGCCGCCTCGAAACGTGGATTACGTTCAAGGATGCGTTTCACACCTTAATTCACACGCAACCTGTATTAAGTAAAATCCAGAAACTACATTACCTACGTTTATCGCTGTCCGGAAAAGCCGAAACCGCGATCGGGGCCTTCAGCATTACGGACGACAATTACGAAGCCGCATGGAAACATTTAAACGAAATGTATGATAATAAACGCGCGCTTGTATTGCGACACGCATCTCTCTTGTGCGATACCCCCGCGATGCCAGATGACTCATCAGAGTCGATCGCGATCTGGCAAACCATATGCAGCTGCATCTTAGGTAGTTGCAAGCTCTCGATCGATCACCAGAGGACATCGCCAACGACCTCCTAGCGAGCGTTCCCATTTCGAAAATGGCGATTGACACAAGGAAATCATGGGAACGCACCTTATCGGATGCCGAGGTGCCAAAGATTGACGATCTTTTTACATAACGCGTCCAACTAATCGAAGGACTACGAGACGGTAAAAACGCATGCGTCATCGTATAGTGACTCCGTCGGTAAAACTCGATCGACACCAACGTGAAATTAGACGAATCATCAACGTAGTCAAGCGCCGCAGCCGCAAAAACGCCAAGTTTACGTAACGAATACCTCGCGAAATGCGCCTTCGTAGTCGGAGACATCTCTGCGCGCTCAACGTCGATCCACACCGCCGTCGCAAGGATCAGCGAAAAGAGCGGGACACACCGAATCGAAATGCCCGGTCTGTGAAGGAGCACACCCGGTGTACCAGTGCCCTAGGATTTTCGAACTCACGGTACCGCGTCGTATCGAGATCGCACGCAAAGCACACCTATGCCTCAATTGCTTACAATCTAATCATCCTACGGAGGATTGTAAGGCCAGAGGGTGCCGCGTTTGTAACCAGCGTCACAACTCGAAGCTGCACCAGGAATCGCATCCGGAAACATCATCGTGACTTCAGCCGGAATCCCGGAAACTAGAACCGCGAAGGGTCGCGAAGTCCGTCGCCAATTGGCCCACAACCGAATTGATGGCTACCGCGATTGTCGAAGTGTTTGATCGGGAGCGAAATGCGATCAAATGTAGGACCCTAATCGACACGTGTTCGAGTGCGAATTTTATAACCGACGACTTGGCAACGAAATTACGGCTTCCGACTAAGGAGAACACGACGACGATTGAGGCGTTGAACCAGTTAAACACAGTTTCGAAGAAACTGGTCTCAACTACCATCAAGTCACGGATCTCAAATTATAAGAGGGTTTTAACGTTCTTTGCCATTCCGCGAATTGCTGGATCGACACTGGATGTTCAAATCGACCGTTCATAGATTCTGATACCGGCAAACATCAAACTCGCGGATTCACAATTTCATCGACCGGCGAAGGTGGACATGCTAATCGGTACCGGCCCTGCATTATCGACGCTCAGCATTGGCCAGCACAGACTCTCTCCTCGCAGTGGACCCGATCTGGTCCTTCAAAAAACTCAGTTTGGATGGATCATCGGTGGGAGTGTCTCAACACCGGCAACTTCAAGAGGACACCGGACGTTACTCACCACCCCTAATTTTGAATTGCAAATATTCTGGGAGTTGGAAGGGGGCCCTCAGACGCGACGCTATTCGGCCGAAGAACGGGAGTGCGAACAACATTTCCAGGACCACGTCACGCGAAATAAAACCGGTCGTTATATCGTCGCGCTGCCATTTGACGGGAAGAAGACGCAAATTGGCAAATCACGATCACGCGCTTTGAATCGCCTTCTTTTCGTCGGACGTAAATTCAACCGAAATCCAGAATTAAAATGCGAATATTCCAAGATCATCAAGGAATATCTCGAGCTAGGACACCTGAGTGAGGTAGAACCACGCGATTCGGAGGGATTCTACCTGTTTCACCATGCTGTCATAAAACCGAAGAGCACCACAACGAAGGTTCGCGTCGTGTTCGATGGATCCGCGAAATCGAGCAACGGACTATCATTAAACGACACGCTTCTAACTGGACCAACGATTCAAGACATCTTCGCGCTCCTGATAAGATTCAGAATGCAAGTCTACGTTTTGACCGGAGACATCGAGAAGATGTATCGACAATTTCTCGTAAAAACAGAAGATCGTCTGTATCAACGAATACTGTGGCGAGACGACGATGGCAGAATCAAAACATACGAACTGAACACCGTCACGTTCGGTTTGTCTGCCGCACCGTTCCTTGCCATCCGGAGCATTCACCAGCTAGAGACCGACGAAAGGGATAACGCTCCAGCTGCATCGAGCGTTCTGGGACGCGATCTTTACGTCGATGATTTACTGACCGCCGCCGGCACGTTCGAAAACGCAGTAAATTTACGAGATCAAACGATCAACCTACTCAATCTCGGTTGACTGAACATTCGGCAGTGGTCCTCGAACAAGCCATAACTTCTGACCGGACTTCCAGAAGAGCAGATCCACGCGAAGTACTTCGGGGATGAGACGGTCAAGACTTTCGGCGTCTCGTGGCACGCGCGCACCGATCGAATCGTTTACTCGATAAATCCAAATATCAAGACAAGAGTAACGAAGCGAACGATCTTGTCTACGATTGCAAAGATATACGATCCGTTAGGTTTGCTGGCACCCGTGGTTGTAACTGCAAAAATCCTTATGCAGCAGCTGTGGCAATTGCAACTGGCTTAGGACGAATCCCTACCTGCCAACATACACACCGAGTGGATTACATACCTGAAAGAGTTGCAATTGTTGAAGCAGACATCTTTCGAACGCCATGTCTGCCAACGCGCGATTCGCCCAGTAGAGTTACATGGGTTTTGTGATGTGAGTGAACGGGCGTACGGAGCGTGCCTATATGTTCGGTCGTGCGACGAAAGCGGTGAAGTAAAAATGAAGCTGCTATGTGCGAAATCTCGCGTCGCACTCTTGAAGGTCGTCAGTCTCACGAGACTAGAACTATGCGGAGCAACCCTTCTCGCATCATTGTTTTCGACCGTTCGAGAAATCAACCTACGAGAATTCGATACCGTACGATTTTGGTCCGACTCGACCATCGTTTTGAACTGGTTGAACAGGGAATCATGCACGCTGAAAACGTTCGTAGCTAATCGCGTAGCTCACCACGTCACATCATTGGACAATGCAGCGGACCTGATATCAAGAGGACAATCACCAGCGGCCTTCGTGAACGACTACATCTGACGTCACGGTCCAAGATGGCTCGCCAATGACATCGCTGATTGGCCGACATGAAGGTTTCATCTCCGTGCCGGAGTTCCAGAAACCCGTTCACGTGCCTGTTTCGTGACTACAATCATTTGAACCGATAAAATGCTCGATCGATATTCCAGTATCGCGAAGTTGAGAAGAATCATCGCGTATTGCTTTCGATTCAGGAAGGAGTATCGTCACGTAGGCCCGTTAACGGCCGAAGAAATCCAGTGTGCTAACGAACGAATCTTGAAGCTCGTCGAAGCTTCCGCTTTTGCGCAAGAGATTCGTAATCTAACGAACGGCTCCGAGTTGCGTGCGAAGAGTAACCTCCTTTCACTACAGCCGTTATATCTGGACGATAGCGGGATATTTCGCGTCGGCGGTCGGTTACAAAACGCAAAAATACCGTTCGCACAGAAGCATCCGATTCTGCTTCCAAAAAATAATCACGTAACGGATTTAATCCCGCGTCATGCTCATTTAGAAGGGCATTATGCAGGTATCAATACAACATTGTCCAATGTTAGACAATGATACTGGCCCATTGACGGCAAAAACCAGATCAAGCGGATCATTCGTCAATGTGTCAGGTGCCTTCGCGTAAATCCACCGGCCATAAACTACGTGATGCGCACCTTACCTGCGGCACGCGTCTCGGAATGCCGGCCCTTTCATAACTGCGGCGTCGATTACTGCGGACCgttttatataaaaaagaaGCGCTATCGGAATCGTGCGCGTTTAAAAATCTATGTCGCAGTGTTTATATGTTTCGCGACAAAGGCAGTCCACCTCGAAGTTGTCGGTGACATGACAACTGAAGCGTTTATCGCTGCGTTCAAACGCTTCATCGCGCGAAAAGGAATCTGCCGAATCATATACTTGGACAACGGTACTAATTTCGTGAGTGCTAACAACGAGCTGAACGACATTTACCAGACGATGCAAAGAGGCGGAAGGATGCAACATTTCCTCGCGGACAAGGAAATTTCCTGGCACTTCATACCTGCCTTTTCACCAAACTTCGGCGGTCTGTGGGAAGCAGCGGTGAAATCATTCAAGCATCACATGAAACGGCTGGTCGGCGAGGAATTATTCACATTCGAGCAATTTAATACTTTCGCAATCGAAATCGAGGCGATTTTGAACTCACGTCTACTTACACCGCTATCGTCAGATCCTAACGATCCTTCTGCATTAACCCCTGCCCACTTCCTGATTGGTACTTCCATAACGAGCATGTCCAAGACTGATTTCAGCACCACTCCCTGCAACCGGTTGTCAAATTGGCAACATATACAAAAGGTGAAACAGGATTTCTGGACCAGGTGGCACAAGG
This region includes:
- the LOC143187481 gene encoding uncharacterized protein LOC143187481 encodes the protein MTTEAFIAAFKRFIARKGICRIIYLDNGTNFVSANNELNDIYQTMQRGGRMQHFLADKEISWHFIPAFSPNFGGLWEAAVKSFKHHMKRLVGEELFTFEQFNTFAIEIEAILNSRLLTPLSSDPNDPSALTPAHFLIGTSITSMSKTDFSTTPCNRLSNWQHIQKVKQDFWTRWHKEYIHQLNVRKKWTSGSHEIKEGSLVILKDDHLPPLQWHLGRGDKVHLGLDNLIRAVTVRTNQGTYRRNVKQLALLPVSDEEDIPGRSQTLLIG
- the LOC143187480 gene encoding uncharacterized protein LOC143187480 → MLIGTGPALSTLSIGQHRLSPRSGPDLVLQKTQFGWIIGGSVSTPATSRGHRTLLTTPNFELQIFWELEGGPQTRRYSAEERECEQHFQDHVTRNKTGRYIVALPFDGKKTQIGKSRSRALNRLLFVGRKFNRNPELKCEYSKIIKEYLELGHLSEVEPRDSEGFYLFHHAVIKPKSTTTKVRVVFDGSAKSSNGLSLNDTLLTGPTIQDIFALLIRFRMQVYVLTGDIEKMYRQFLVKTEDRLYQRILWRDDDGRIKTYELNTVTFGLSAAPFLAIRSIHQLETDERDNAPAASSVLGRDLYVDDLLTAAGTFENAVNLRDQTINLLNLG